Within Phycodurus eques isolate BA_2022a chromosome 7, UOR_Pequ_1.1, whole genome shotgun sequence, the genomic segment TCCTTGTAGCACAGTTATAGTTGGATCAGGACCTGGAAAGCATCGTCGTTTGATCTGAATCAGCAGTTCCACACAAGCAGGTGCTATCAGCGACACCATCAAGTTATTATTCCAGTCACTCCTCACCCCAACTCCATTGTCATCTCTCCACAGGTTTCTTCGGGCAGAGTCCAGGGCAAAATGCCCGTTGACATGAAAGGGGAGGCCAGTTTCGAGAGAAAGTGGCAGAAAGCAGAAAGCtctgtgggtttttttgtaGTTGTGGCTAACACATGCAGCCACTCCTCCACGAGGAAACAGTGTTATGTCCTCATTCTTGTGAGCCGATATCACACTTTTTGAGACAAGTTCAATGTTTGGGAAGCCAGAACGATTGCAGATCATCCATGTGGTCAAATTACCTTCTGTGTCCTCTATGTCCATTGTGTAGGTTATCTGTTGGACTGGAATAGCAGTGAGCTGCTTCTTTTTGGTCACACTGTCAATGACAGAGGCATGGAACTGTTTGCGTTTTAAGCGATCACTATCTGTTATTTTAGCTATTACAGAGTAGAGTACTTTCAGTTCTCCAGTTGCATCATTAACTTCACAGATGGATATTTTCTCCATGTGGTTCAGGAACATTAGAAGCTCCGCTCCATCATTTTTTAGCTTTTCCAGGAGGTTTTGCACCATTCGGTCTGACGCTGGGATGGAGCTGATCTCTGATATCTTTGCCATAGCTGTAGAACGGATGGGGAATCTGAACATTGTGCTGCGTTCTAATTTAAAATGAGCTCCTAAATACAGATTAAGGACATCAGAAAACTGAGATCTGAACTCAGAGTCCAAGTCTCTGAACATTCTTCCAGGACTCACAGATGTTGCCCCAGGTGCATAATGAGCATGTGGATCAAATATGCATAGAATGTCATTGTTTGAGATGAATGAGGGACAATCAGTGAAGTGATAGACAGAGTTAAATCCTATGCCATACTGGCCAGTTTTTCCTGGATTTGCCTCTTTTGTTCCTCTTCCGAGGTTTTGTATTCCTCTGATATCATCTTCAGTGAAAGGCTGATTGTTGTACACACAAAGTGCAGGGCCTTGCATCGGAATCCATTTATCGTCAAATATTCTCTCTGTGGGGTGTGTTCTGGGATCAAAGACAAAGTAGATTTCAGTAGCTTTGGCATCATCTGCATTTTGAAGCAGCTCTTTCAGCATTTCTTTCTCAGATGGATAAGCATCCAGGATGCTTTTGATTCTACTTGTAAGCTTTTCCTTTTGGCCAAACTCACTTCCAGGCGCATTGAAACAGACATTTGACGCATACCGTTCCAAGGCTTTGTGACGTTTGGGGACTGCTCCTAGTTTCACAGCAACCTCTCTTGGAATATCTCCATGGCAGTACTTCACAGAGCAATCTCTGACCTTGATCCAAGGACAGTCATTGTAGCACAGAGATTTTGAAGGCTGGAGTGTCAGATTAAAGTCTGGTAAAAGAATTGCACCATAATTTGTTTGGCAGAATTCTTGATTTTTATCTCGTATCAAGCTCCATATTCCCTCGCTAATAATTCTGCGGCACAGCTGGAAGTTTTCTTCAGTTAGAGGCCTTCGCCCACATTCTTGCTTCATAATTTCAAGTACTGAGGAAAAGTCATCAACTGTGAAGCTGGGCTGTACGCTAACATTTTCAAAGAGCTCACGACAGCTGTTCCGGTACTTATTAGGTAGCTGGTAAAGGTGTGGGGCTGCATCAAAATTCAGGTGGAATGCAACTTTGGAGGGATTCACATAGGTGTTCTCCACCAAAATAGAGCTAAACGTTTTCAGTTCCACGgttattttctcttttgcttTCTGGCACTGAAGCATTTCCTCATACAGATACTTGTAACAGGCATTTGTTATGTTTTCCTGATATAGAGTTACACCATCAAATGCCTGAGATAGTTTCTTGAGTTGACTGATCACTAGTTCAACTGAGGGTTTCTTTATTAGACCAAGGCAGTCTTTCACAGCTAATGACATTGCACCACAACCTTTGAAAGATGGGGAGTTCTCATTCAACACTGTCTTCATCAGACATACAACGTCCTGATGCTCAGTTGTGAAGATCTCTCTTGCAGAGAACATTGTTGTTGGGGAAAAGCTATTACCGTGCCATGGTAGTGAGAACCCTGCAGGTCTGGTTAGAAACGGGAGGAACTTGATGTCCCGTAGCTTTTCTAGCAGCTCAGCTGATCCTGAGTCTCTCATCTTCAGTTTCTCATCGATGAGGCTGAGCAGTACACTGCTGCGAAAGCATGCAGCTGCATGATCACTTTCATTCAAAGCAGCAACTGATTCAGCCCGTTCAATCAAATCGTTCCAAGACAGATCATCCTTCACCATGCCCAACTGCAGAAGTTTGACTAAGCATACTGGGTTTAGGTAGTCTTTAGTAGTTCCCGCAGGAAATCTTCCATCATCAGTGTTGTACAGTTTGGCCACTCTTCCTTCTGGGTGAATGAGTCGGGAGGGTAAAACTAATTCCTTGTTGGGACCAGAGCAGGGGATACAAGGAGTTACCCTGAGAATAGGTGCAAATTCTTCCATTTTATAATTCAAGACATACTGCATTAAGGGATTTCGAAGCTCTTTTTCAATTTCCTCGATGTGCGGTAAAAAGACATCTGCAAAGAATTCCTTCTCTGTCAGGGTGTTTTCCATCAATGTTCTTTTACATCCAGCGTCCTCAAATCCCTCCTTCACCCAATCAGGAAGTTCAACAGCACAAAGGATTTGTGAGCTacttttttttagatatttcaAGAAAATCTTGAAAGCAGCAGGACCGATGTCTGGTTTACAGAGTAAGGAATCATCCAGAAATCTGACATGTTTGATTGACACCCATGTTGTGCCATCAGAAAAAAACTTTGCCTGCTCTCCATCACCTCCTTTTGCTATTTCTTGGTAGACCCCTTGACTGACTAAAGTGAAGTCATCATGTACCTGACTTGGATCAGGCCATGTCGCGTAATAGCTGTAGTCAAGCAGTTCTCCATTTTCAGCCATCAGACGAAGCATTGTGAGTGCTGCTAAATAGGCCTGAACAATGACATGCCTCATGAAGATAGAATTCCACCTTCCTTTTGTGTCCGTCTTCCAGATCTCTTTGCGGTTGGAAGTCACAGCAAAGCAGCCATTAATGTGGACTGGTAGGCCCGTTTTTATTCTGAGAGGTAAGTAGCAGAAGACCTCTCCAATTGGGGTGGCATTTGACCTAACAGTCCATTTCCTGTTATCCTCTTCTGTAAGTAAAACAGCCACTCCCCCGCAAGGCACAAGTCCAAGCCTTTTTCCACTATCACTGAGTGAAAATTTGATTGCCTCAGTTCCATCCATACATGAGCAAATGAGCCAGTTGGTGACCTCAACTGCCTTCTGGGGCATTTCATCTGTTAACCTTCTTGTCTGAATCCCTTTAGCAGCCAATTCAAAGTACTGGTTTGGATCTTCCTCTGAGCCTCTGAACAGTGGGGAGTGAAGATCAACAATACGTTTGAAGACATTATGGAACTCTTCCAGTATAACACGAATGATGCAGCCAGATTTGGGAATATCAGAGGGCACTTTATTAGTGCTTGCTACCTTCTTCATTACCTTAGCTGCAGATTTCAGGATACTCAGGGGTCCATATGAGGCTTTGGATGACCAAACACTTTTGTTAATGGTGACAACATCTTGAGCTCCAGCTGGATTTGAGTCTTCATATTTCAGGTATTTTAGGACCATGCAACCAACATGCTGGGTGAACAGAATGAACCGATGGCCACATAAACTGAATTCATCAACAAGGGAGTAGATATCTGTGGTGTTGTAGTACAAACTACTAATTTCACTCACTGAGGCCTCCTGCTCGGTTCTGAATGGGAGCCTGAATAGTGTTCCATTGTATTTGTATGGTAAATCCTGGGCAAGAGGAAGTTGGCAATTGAAGACATTAATAAAAGGTTTGAACTGATTCGGGAATTTTCTTAATCGTCTCTGTTGTTTGCTCCAGTTGATTTTGATCCCTGGATTAGACTTGTCTCTGATGTGTTTGCTAATGTGATTGATATTTGGATCGAAGATGATCATGAACTCTCTGCTCATTATAATGGGGATGTCACTGATGTGATAAACTGAGTTGAAGCCCAAGCCAAACTTGCCAACTTTGTCTGCCTCACATCTCTTCACTGATCCACCTAACCTAGTAATGTTCAGGAAGTCTGTATCTGTGAAGACCGAGTTGTTGAAAGACCACAAGGATGGTCCATGGCACACCATCATGCCCGGGTCAAGGAGATTATCTCGAATGTCTGTGTTTTTTCTCATGTCAATAAGAAAACTACACTCTGTTGCACTTGCATCATCTGCATTCTGAAGAAGCTCTTTAAAAATGTCTGCTACGGATGGATATTCCTCCAGGATGTTCTTTATTCGAACTGTGAGAGGTTCGCGTTGGCCTGATTGTTCAAAACCAAGATTCTCAGGGTTTATCAGCCTTGTGCTCAAACAAGGCACTTTTAGCCACTCCGCAGTTTTCATGGGGATGTCGTCATGGACCAATATAATGGGCTCTGACGTATCATCAAGTAGGTCATTCAAATCGTCTACTTTGATGTCACAATAAGTACAGTCATGAATGGGCCTCATTGCTAATTTGCTTGGATCCTTGTAACAAAGAATAGGAACATGCATGTGAGTTTCAACATGTATTTGATTGTTATAGAGCCACCTCAGGATGTTGATCAAAAGCAGAATATCATGTTTGCTTTCCTCCTGGGTAATTTCACCTTCACTTATTTTCTGGATGGTGGTTATTACTTTGAGCACATGGTTTGGGCAAACCTCTTCGAGTGAACCACAAAACTTGAAAAGCTTGTGAAACTTTCTCATTGTTTTTGGAAGTGAGTACAGATATGGCTGTAGGTCTAAATTAGGCAGAGGTTTTAACACAGTTTGGCCAGGAGATGAGAATGTCTTACCTGTCCACACCCAATCAAAAGGCAATGACATCATTGCTTCTCTGGCCCCCTCAAGATGAGCTTGCATGAAGCCATATATCTCAAAAAGGATCTGCTGGAACTGATACCAATCCTCTGTTGTGAAGGCTTGAGATTTATGCCAGTCATTCACTGCTTTTAGGTGCTGCAAGACCTGATCCACCTGCGGCTCTACAGTTAGTTTCAGTGCTTTCTTCATACCAGCTGATGTGTGTTCAACCAGGGCAACTGAAGATCCCACAAGCACAGCATGAGATATGTTACACATCTCAGACAGAGAGCTGAGACTGAGAGTATCTCCAACCCAAGCAAGGGATTTTGGGTAGGTAGGAGGCCTTTCTTTGCAGACAGGTACCCAGTTGAGTTTTGACAAAGATGCCTGAGTATCTGTGGATTTCaccagttttgtttgtttgttgagaaTCTGCAGAAGTGTTTTTGCCTTCTTGATTATGAATTCCCACTCAGGATCCTGATGACTTTGTAAATCCGCTATCTTCTTTGCCACTTGAAGAACATCTTTTTCACTGAGTTGTACTTCATTTCGTAGCCCCAACTGTCGTAGGGAATGAAGAATATCAGGGGATGAGGTAAATGTACTTGTGGGAAACCTTGTTTCCTCTTCTTTGTAAAACAAATTCTGCAGGATCTCCAGATCTGGATCAAAAAGTTCTGAGGCTATCACTAGCTTTCCACAAGGCAGTTCAATAAATTTAAGAGCAGAAAGCCATCCAATAACAGATGAATTTTCATTCTTCAGAAAGGCCAAATGTTTAAGTGCCCAAAGCATGATTTTGTTTATCTCGTCTGGTGTGTAGAATCCACTCTGAATATCATGGATGATCATTTTCAAACACTCAGTTGTTTTCAACTGTGCTACTTTGAGTTTCTTGATGAGGCGAATGGACTCCTCATCACGGGTGTCCACCAGGCACAGAGATAATTTTACATCTGGTGGGTACTTTGCTCTGTGATGCAATGCTCTGGCACCTCTCAGTGATGTAAAAGCTGATGCACCTTCAGCACAGGTCCCAATTCTCTCAAAGATGGAAAGCTCAAGCAAGGTGTGCTTTTCCTTTTCTGTGACATCAGACAATCCAGCTAGAAACCTTCTCAGAGTAATCCTTTCTTGGACAGAGAAATATGAGACTTGGCTAACTAAACGCTGCATTGACAATCTATCCATAATTCGCAGCAACATTCCAGGAGAGCAGGGATTGATGTAATTTTTGAGCTGGGGATGCTGCAAACATGAATCCTGCTTTTTCATTACCACAGCACCAagctttcccataacttcaagAAGGCATTCAGAGAGCTGTGCTTCATTCTCATCAATGAGAATGATGGGTGATGGACATTTGAGGCGTACAAGTTGAACTTTTTCCATGCATTCCTCCAGTGGCACAGACGGAATCAAAGGCATATCATCAAAAGTACTTAGGTCATCGTCAAAATGTATGTAGAGATGCTTCCAAATCATCTTTAGCCAAGAAATTGTTGGATGCTTCAGTTCTTGGTTTCCAGGTTCCCATTGTGTAATGAAGTCTCTGTTTGGCCAAGTTGTTGATAGGATTTCCTTGATGAGTCGTGCTGAGCGGTCAGGGTTCAACATTTGCAGCTGAGTACAGGGTCTTCCTGTACAAATTACAAAGGGAAAAACATCGTTAACATTTTTACGAAATCTAAAATAGCCATACTTTGACACATTCCAAACTAACCACTTATTAATTTCAATAATTCATCAACCAAAATgcagaaatgtgtttgtgttttctcaGGATGAAAATTATGTATACTCATTGACTACAGAATTTTAGCACAGGACCTGGTTTTATTCTCTGTTGAGATCTCAAAGTTCAGTTAGAGCTCATTTCAAACCATGCATTAGTTTGTGTTAGTAGTAAAGTAATGTAATGTCAATGTTTGACACATGAAATACCTACGTACCTGAGCACCCCCAAAGATACCGCTGAACTGTAGTGACAAATTTTGGAAGTGTGAAATTACTTATATACTCGTGTctactatattttatttgtatgaataataaataaaacagcctTTCGTGTCATAGCGTTGGGAAAAAAGCACTAACGGAAGatttatatgaataaaatgaacCACATATTACATTACCTCTGCTTTTAGCTGCTTCCTTTAGTCTCTCCTCTACTGAAGGTTTAATACTTTCCAGAATGAACCGACCCTCAAGCCCTGGGTATAGACACCTGATGACAAAGCAAATATTACTATGAGTAATTCACAACAAAATAttgcttgtgttttaaacattaAGCCTACCATATTTTAAGAGCTGATGGAGGTGAATCATTtacagttgtaccttgacttacaagcttACTTCGTACCGTGACCAAACTCGCAACTCaatttacaaattaaaatataaaaccatttcccaattgaaatgaattaaaataccAATAGTCCGTTCCAGCCCctcgaaaaacacaaaagaattatgtttttaactcattcactgctaggCTTTTTATatttgccatctgtcatccaactgtttactgccaccgacgaatatatttgtcaagtatgtttttcaacagGCAGGCATGCAAGAGGGTCTTGCCCAGCTTGCCTGTAAAAGTCAAGCTTCTACATAACTGTAAGGACGAACAGACGCAAGTAGATAGGAGCAttgcattgctttggatttgacatcagcacagcttttgaattGAAGGGGGAGAATCTCAGCTTGTCATGTCGAATTTGAGGGagacaaatcagaatcagaatcatctttacttgccaagtatgtccaaaaaacacacaaggaatttgtctccggtaattggagctgctctagtacgacaacagacagtcaattgacagtgagacataaagacatgtgTCGCGATCGTGAGAAATGAAACAGTCCATGGAGGGAATGAGGAAtgccacataaaaaaaagtcgAGCCATGCCCTAAGTTAGCATTGCTCATGACGTGTTATATATCTGGAATTAAATTATCATTAACCCTTtctctgtgttgtttttgttgttttatagtgaGGTAAGGCGTCACAAAGTCAATGTTCTGCTTGACGTTTCTTTTCACACGGAAGTTTTAGTTATCTGTCCTGAAGGCaagagagaatttttttttaccaaaactaCAAGATTATAAACCCTCACAATGTGTTAAGAATCTGGGCATGTAAGAATGTCACTaagattgtttttttaccaTCTTAAGACAGAGTCCGCCCATTTCTCTCTCAGGCTAACACAGAGGTGCTgatgcatgcttttatctccCGTTGTCTAGATTATTGCAATGCTCTGCTCTGGTCTTcccaaaaagaacatttccaCTCTACAACTACTTCAGAACTCAGCTGCTCGTGTGCTGATGAAGACCAGAGGGCAGGAGCACATTACACTGGTTTTTGAGATCACTGCATTGGCTCCCCAAGTGTTTCAGTATCGATTTTAAGGTTGTCATTCACTGCCTTTGATgtctttagaagtcaaatatccatgttaactgggagggctgacAGCAAATGAGTTAAATGTCTCAACGGTCTTGTGCCATCATCAGGGGTGTAGCACAATGTGTAGAGTCCCCATATAGTCTAACCCGGTCGTAGTGGTCTCTGTTGTGGCATCCTCTGTGGCTGCGGGCTGTGGCACCTCTCGGTGTGGATGGCTCCCACAGTTTGTCTTTCCTCGTCCGGGATCCTCAGTGCCTTGCCATGTCTATACTATTAGTCAATAGGtgctgtgcttgtgtgtgtgtgttcatatggGTGCTTATGCATTTATATGTGGGGATGGGGAGGGATGGGTTTTTGTATGTTTCCTgctattttaattgtctgttttaatctctgggaagcattttgggttgcattttttatgtatgaaaagAGCTATATAAACAGCATtggactgactgactgactgactgactgattgattgattgattgattgattgattgattgattgattgagaaaAAGCTTGTTTCCTCAACTTTTTAATCAGAAACCAttattttggtgaaaccaaccaatgttctactgctgaaaaaatggaaaaggctagaaataaactttttctggtgaaagaagagagcaATTTTagctgccaaaaaaaaagaccatgcaaccgcttgtaactcaaaaaaaaaaaaacttggggcacttgtaagtcaagttaTCACTGTACATTACTACTGAGTTGATACAGTACTGTTATAGTAATTGCTAAAAAGCACAGTTTCACTAAATCGTTACCTGGGGTACTCGGCAGATGTTATGTAAACAGAATCCTTTTCAGTGACAGAGGATGAAAATGTGGCAAATGTTCCATCTTGGAGAGGCAGGAGCTCCAGTCCTATTAGGTCACTGTAATTGGCATCACTAAGCACAAACTCTAGTAGCAGCAGCTTGTCCTCTAAGGACCCTTTGTGTTTGGACTTCCTGACAACCTGCCGTAGCAAGGTTGGTGTAATCTTTCTCACTTCCGTGGCGTAGGCCACCAAGACTGAGTCCACTGCTGTAGGCACCAGCGCTACCTGCATCCCTGAGCTTTGGAGGTAGTTAATGAGTGTCTGTGAAATGTCTTTGTCTATGTCGAGCTCTGAGAACACAGCTTGGTCCAAGCTGACCCAGCTTTCACTGAGGGAATAGAAGACATGGTGCTGTAGGAGGTCATGAAACAGGGGCTGTAGAATAGGTTTCCACCTGGATTTGACCTGGTTTGGGTCTGGCCAGGCCGCATAAGTTCTTCTAGGGGTTAATGGAAAGTCTTGGTCCATTTTGGTCTGTACCC encodes:
- the sacs gene encoding sacsin isoform X3, coding for MYDETEYGVESLWSPDMAEHQGTALYVYNDAVFTAEDWNGIQEIARSRKRDDPLKVGRFGIGFNSVYHISDVPSIFSGEQIAMLDPHQTLFGVNDSGQCWNLKTDVKEITELSDQFAPYIGILGSCEKTFKDGCFPGTLFRFPLRMKPSHLSSNLYNKEKVLELFESFKSDADTVLLFLKCVQKISLHVRESDGTERMLFQVTAREKTDDKLERTNSLMTLAEAVDSYSNHVPSSTITCVTYQVSIETQDKTKKESLRMKWLVCNGVGGRGMCAELDSLADDLKFMPTIGIALPLTLIDREDQGATSGFSGRAFCFLPLPPGEEGETGLPVHVSGFFGLTDNRRSIKWRDVDQWRDPAALWNELLIITVIPQAYLILITEAIKRVQTKMDQDFPLTPRRTYAAWPDPNQVKSRWKPILQPLFHDLLQHHVFYSLSESWVSLDQAVFSELDIDKDISQTLINYLQSSGMQVALVPTAVDSVLVAYATEVRKITPTLLRQVVRKSKHKGSLEDKLLLLEFVLSDANYSDLIGLELLPLQDGTFATFSSSVTEKDSVYITSAEYPRCLYPGLEGRFILESIKPSVEERLKEAAKSRVQRYLWGCSGRPCTQLQMLNPDRSARLIKEILSTTWPNRDFITQWEPGNQELKHPTISWLKMIWKHLYIHFDDDLSTFDDMPLIPSVPLEECMEKVQLVRLKCPSPIILIDENEAQLSECLLEVMGKLGAVVMKKQDSCLQHPQLKNYINPCSPGMLLRIMDRLSMQRLVSQVSYFSVQERITLRRFLAGLSDVTEKEKHTLLELSIFERIGTCAEGASAFTSLRGARALHHRAKYPPDVKLSLCLVDTRDEESIRLIKKLKVAQLKTTECLKMIIHDIQSGFYTPDEINKIMLWALKHLAFLKNENSSVIGWLSALKFIELPCGKLVIASELFDPDLEILQNLFYKEEETRFPTSTFTSSPDILHSLRQLGLRNEVQLSEKDVLQVAKKIADLQSHQDPEWEFIIKKAKTLLQILNKQTKLVKSTDTQASLSKLNWVPVCKERPPTYPKSLAWVGDTLSLSSLSEMCNISHAVLVGSSVALVEHTSAGMKKALKLTVEPQVDQVLQHLKAVNDWHKSQAFTTEDWYQFQQILFEIYGFMQAHLEGAREAMMSLPFDWVWTGKTFSSPGQTVLKPLPNLDLQPYLYSLPKTMRKFHKLFKFCGSLEEVCPNHVLKVITTIQKISEGEITQEESKHDILLLINILRWLYNNQIHVETHMHVPILCYKDPSKLAMRPIHDCTYCDIKVDDLNDLLDDTSEPIILVHDDIPMKTAEWLKVPCLSTRLINPENLGFEQSGQREPLTVRIKNILEEYPSVADIFKELLQNADDASATECSFLIDMRKNTDIRDNLLDPGMMVCHGPSLWSFNNSVFTDTDFLNITRLGGSVKRCEADKVGKFGLGFNSVYHISDIPIIMSREFMIIFDPNINHISKHIRDKSNPGIKINWSKQQRRLRKFPNQFKPFINVFNCQLPLAQDLPYKYNGTLFRLPFRTEQEASVSEISSLYYNTTDIYSLVDEFSLCGHRFILFTQHVGCMVLKYLKYEDSNPAGAQDVVTINKSVWSSKASYGPLSILKSAAKVMKKVASTNKVPSDIPKSGCIIRVILEEFHNVFKRIVDLHSPLFRGSEEDPNQYFELAAKGIQTRRLTDEMPQKAVEVTNWLICSCMDGTEAIKFSLSDSGKRLGLVPCGGVAVLLTEEDNRKWTVRSNATPIGEVFCYLPLRIKTGLPVHINGCFAVTSNRKEIWKTDTKGRWNSIFMRHVIVQAYLAALTMLRLMAENGELLDYSYYATWPDPSQVHDDFTLVSQGVYQEIAKGGDGEQAKFFSDGTTWVSIKHVRFLDDSLLCKPDIGPAAFKIFLKYLKKSSSQILCAVELPDWVKEGFEDAGCKRTLMENTLTEKEFFADVFLPHIEEIEKELRNPLMQYVLNYKMEEFAPILRVTPCIPCSGPNKELVLPSRLIHPEGRVAKLYNTDDGRFPAGTTKDYLNPVCLVKLLQLGMVKDDLSWNDLIERAESVAALNESDHAAACFRSSVLLSLIDEKLKMRDSGSAELLEKLRDIKFLPFLTRPAGFSLPWHGNSFSPTTMFSAREIFTTEHQDVVCLMKTVLNENSPSFKGCGAMSLAVKDCLGLIKKPSVELVISQLKKLSQAFDGVTLYQENITNACYKYLYEEMLQCQKAKEKITVELKTFSSILVENTYVNPSKVAFHLNFDAAPHLYQLPNKYRNSCRELFENVSVQPSFTVDDFSSVLEIMKQECGRRPLTEENFQLCRRIISEGIWSLIRDKNQEFCQTNYGAILLPDFNLTLQPSKSLCYNDCPWIKVRDCSVKYCHGDIPREVAVKLGAVPKRHKALERYASNVCFNAPGSEFGQKEKLTSRIKSILDAYPSEKEMLKELLQNADDAKATEIYFVFDPRTHPTERIFDDKWIPMQGPALCVYNNQPFTEDDIRGIQNLGRGTKEANPGKTGQYGIGFNSVYHFTDCPSFISNNDILCIFDPHAHYAPGATSVSPGRMFRDLDSEFRSQFSDVLNLYLGAHFKLERSTMFRFPIRSTAMAKISEISSIPASDRMVQNLLEKLKNDGAELLMFLNHMEKISICEVNDATGELKVLYSVIAKITDSDRLKRKQFHASVIDSVTKKKQLTAIPVQQITYTMDIEDTEGNLTTWMICNRSGFPNIELVSKSVISAHKNEDITLFPRGGVAACVSHNYKKTHRAFCFLPLSLETGLPFHVNGHFALDSARRNLWRDDNGVGVRSDWNNNLMVSLIAPACVELLIQIKRRCFPGPDPTITVLQGTPLHVAKDILKKFLFFFPVNRIDIQPDWYCLVKAVYSCIHMDMKRLLPVVRAPQMDSSDMHSVIYISWANTSTATKGQAFFDNLLQDELQTLKNTEYNITSRKSVAENVYRLKTLLLDVGFNLVHSCDETANLYLCLEDAGIAVSYITPTEVRNFLHTFSSPDTSCHVGKLPCRLQQSNYKHIHNLKLVVDYCFKDIESDETIIEGLPLLLTMDNILQAFDSKRQKFLTSHHELIPSRKEMFMNTMYLKYSSVLLMLGLAKTFDISSFGDLLGSVVPREYRTKIPVRWRETFGSESWLKSVWNFISENTAVKEEQQDIKPGFDTVLDILKDWALVPGIKFMAREKLVVPDYDMLLPLSLMSIAIFPHGQNDKIFYTLMKAGCIQLAVNKICLKENPILPFLSQHTANIEKPSSVLKALEYMIQTSTFKAGSLTDKDFEAILLYFTCNLVNLTQHDTQSLKLLPCFKSISGRYISISNYGSIYVLSKNLPTADIEKWAHTATFAFLADSPQLRELYTFLGCMPIDDIQIYLYHLLPKFESLTYNAKAEHIVYLKDRLLSMEESCEMRDLLFEKLEGLAFIYDYSNRLRAAKFFFDETVKVFEVMLPAKSFIPNDFFRKVEQVSKPKNGTLPLTSWITFLRKIGLKHEVSQQQILQFAKEVSIKSQTESWTKDKVQNIIDVLLNHIFKERVDLFQGTFLKELSLIPFLCPERAPKELLKVHSQYQEMSGTLPLIRFSGSQVNPKFKQTDVIHLLWTSCPILPEKATPSSIKEQEESTLTGQEQLDDVLAILGVNLDPQLEKVICNCKNVCNISNPDDEMIKTRNKVLRSTYEFLNADKRDFRYQLRGVAFVMVEDGCKLLKPEEVVINLDNESDFKPYLYKLPLDLGTFHQLFKLLGTEDVVSTKQYVEVLCRIYRSSEGKQLDPNEMRTVKRAVSGLFKALHNEPVEMRKDLESIRDLIFYLPSHDGRLAKSNTLVYDDAPLYKSRIQGNIGVQMLVDLSQCYLGKDHTFHTKLIMLLPQNLRPKLLSSILEEQLDEDSPKVCQFGALCSLQGRLQLLLSSEQFITGLIRIMKHENDNAYLVNEEKAIRLCKALCEGLKVSCFQKLQTTLRVKGCSSIPQSRSETLAFLKRYGTAVIHLYIQHSDSKDINFLLALAMTLKSATDNLISDTSYLIAMLGCNDIYRITEKLDNLGVKYDSTEPSKLELPLPGTPIPPEIHHTLLMDPMNVFYPGEYVGYLVDSEGGDIYGSYHPTYTYAIIVQEVEREGEESATFLGKCFQIDIGYSEYKIVSSLDLYKFSRQDESSNVRESSTPSTPTSPDSRTSVRQMAHPLFASRDNQRPPTQKQSPQKIKLNALPEILKEVTSVVEQAWKLAETERKKILRRLYLKWHPDKNAENLDIATEVFKHLQNEINRMEKQFLADQHNTDRASRRPFSTSSARFQSEKSSFQRFYSSWNQEATSHKSERQQSRAEYTSHAGSSHTHRFFVPPTFKTVGNPVEARRWLRQARANYSAARNDLHKNANEWVCFKCYLATKLALIAADYAVRGKSDKDVKPTALAQRVEEYNSHLSGLASDVQILEGYGVDSLRTRYPDLLPFPQIPNDRFTSEVAMRVMECTARIIIKLENFVQQKI